A section of the Triticum dicoccoides isolate Atlit2015 ecotype Zavitan chromosome 7A, WEW_v2.0, whole genome shotgun sequence genome encodes:
- the LOC119332093 gene encoding GDSL esterase/lipase At3g09930-like — MKLMPTVFCLLLVVLALGGARVEARGTPSAYQGSKNQWSSMFVFGDGFVDNGNLPKTDTWRQWSYPYGSYLNSRGSATPVPTGRLSNYWIQSDFIARILGLNEAPPSYRLTPHLSCDPSGMTFAFGGAGVYEVPDKKVPTLATQVNAFTRLLNTGVISKQQLQSSVALVSISGSDYMTGANVDNAFLSSFDDIDSYIGNVTTEIAKNVGKLQRLGVRKVLVNNMHPIGCTPLRTSANNYTTCDLLANYAATVHNNNIEHLMGNKNNAHILDLYTAFTDIVNHAPGEGSEQSNNFKRKLTPCCEASTELGYCGQVSPSGKRLYDLCKNPEKNFYWDETYPTTAGWEAVTEALEEPLREFLDRDYVP, encoded by the exons ATGAAGCTCATGCCGACCGTCTTCTGCCTTCTCCTCGTCGTCCTTGCATTgggtg GGGCTCGTGTGGAGGCTCGAGGCACACCTTCGGCTTATCAGGGGTCAAAGAACCAATGGTCCAGCATGTTCGTCTTCGGCGATGGCTTCGTCGACAACGGCAACCTCCCAAAGACCGACACATGGCGTCAATGGAGCTATCCCTATGGCTCCTATCTCAACTCCCGTGGATCTGCGACTCCTGTTCCAACTGGACGCCTTTCCAACTATTGGATTCAATCTGACTTCATCG CAAGGATCTTGGGCCTCAATGAAGCCCCTCCATCGTACAGGCTCACGCCACATCTATCTTGCGAcccatctggcatgacctttgcttttGGCGGTGCTGGCGTCTACGAGGTGCCGGACAAGAAGGTGCCGACCCTTGCCACACAGGTTAATGCTTTCACGAGGCTACTTAATACTGGGGTAATCTCAaaacaacagcttcagagctccgtCGCTCTCGTCTCCATCTCCGGCAGTGACTACATGACTGGTGCCAACGTCGACAATGCCTTCTTGAGTAGCTTCGATGAT ATTGATAGTTATATTGGGAACGTGACGactgagattgcgaagaacgtgggGAAGCTACAGAGGCTAGGTGTGAGAAAGGTACTAGTGAACAACATGCATCCCATTGGCTGCACGCCTTTGCGGACTAGTGCGAACAACTACACGACATGCGACCTTCTGGCAAACTATGCTGCAACTGTGCACAACAACAATATAGAACACCTGATGGGGAACAAGAATAATGCCCACATACTGGACCTCTACACTGCCTTCACTGACATCGTTAATCACGCCCCGG GTGAAGGGTCGGAGCAGTCAAACAATTTCAAGCGCAAGCTGACACCTTGCTGTGAGGCTTCCACCGAGCTGGGGTACTGTGGACAGGTTAGCCCTTCAGGGAAGCGCCTCTACGACCTATGCAAGAATCCTGAAAAGAATTTCTACTGGGATGAGACTTACCCGACGACCGCTGGGTGGGAAGCTGTTACAGAGGCACTAGAAGAACCTTTGAGGGAGTTCCTAGATCGGGACTATGTTCCATGA